In the genome of Candidatus Eremiobacterota bacterium, one region contains:
- a CDS encoding helix-turn-helix domain-containing protein yields the protein MPALGEEFRSAREARGLTLSDVAEQIHIRSVYLNAIENEDWKSIGAPVYVRGFIRTYARFLGLDAEDAVASFNRLAPPERAPASLATTTIVDERERAPVSVWALLGGLVAVVVVGFVVYEAWLLYGHGGGNNAPVAVASAQPAGPAGGSQSPAPGSSAAPTPAASPTPAAHHQLAIRLTERSWLRVTIDGKTMLEGILPAGTARTFTGSVADLRVGNAGGVLVSVNGKPPAPLGKAGDVVEQRYTL from the coding sequence ATGCCTGCGCTCGGAGAGGAGTTCCGAAGCGCGCGGGAAGCGCGCGGCCTCACGCTTTCGGACGTTGCCGAGCAGATCCACATCCGGTCGGTCTACCTCAACGCGATCGAGAACGAAGACTGGAAGTCGATCGGCGCGCCGGTCTACGTACGGGGATTCATCCGCACCTATGCGCGTTTCCTCGGCCTGGACGCAGAGGACGCGGTGGCGAGCTTCAACCGCCTGGCGCCGCCCGAGCGGGCGCCCGCTTCGCTCGCCACGACGACGATCGTCGACGAGCGCGAGCGCGCCCCGGTCTCGGTGTGGGCGCTCCTCGGCGGGCTGGTCGCGGTCGTCGTGGTCGGCTTCGTCGTCTACGAGGCGTGGCTGCTGTACGGCCACGGCGGCGGAAACAACGCGCCGGTCGCGGTAGCGAGCGCGCAACCGGCGGGGCCGGCCGGCGGGTCCCAGTCTCCGGCGCCGGGGTCCTCCGCTGCTCCGACGCCGGCCGCCTCGCCGACCCCCGCCGCGCACCACCAACTGGCGATCCGGCTCACCGAGCGCTCGTGGCTGCGCGTCACCATCGACGGGAAAACGATGCTCGAAGGGATCCTGCCGGCGGGTACGGCCCGTACCTTCACCGGGAGCGTGGCCGACCTGCGGGTCGGCAACGCCGGCGGCGTTCTGGTCTCGGTGAACGGCAAACCGCCGGCACCGCTCGGCAAGGCCGGTGACGTGGTCGAGCAGCGCTACACTCTCTAA
- a CDS encoding YajQ family cyclic di-GMP-binding protein: MASESSFDVVSRVDQQELDNALNQARKEITGRFDFKHSIASIESDGKTITVLADDELKLRNVIDVIQSKAVKRGIDLKSFDLSKEPEAASGSALRKKIAVRAGIPKDKSKPLIEAIKAAKLKVQAQYQDEQIRVSGKSKDDLQKVQQVLKGLDFELPLQFTNYR, from the coding sequence ATGGCTTCGGAATCCTCCTTCGACGTGGTCTCGCGCGTCGACCAGCAAGAGCTCGACAACGCGCTGAACCAAGCCCGCAAGGAGATCACCGGGCGGTTCGACTTCAAGCACTCGATCGCGTCGATCGAGTCCGACGGGAAGACGATCACCGTGCTGGCCGACGACGAGCTGAAGCTGCGCAACGTGATCGACGTCATTCAGTCCAAAGCCGTCAAGCGCGGCATCGACCTCAAGTCGTTCGACCTTTCGAAGGAGCCCGAGGCGGCGTCGGGCTCGGCGCTGCGCAAGAAGATCGCGGTCCGCGCCGGCATCCCGAAGGACAAATCGAAGCCGCTGATCGAGGCGATCAAGGCCGCGAAGCTGAAGGTGCAGGCACAGTACCAGGACGAGCAGATTCGCGTCTCAGGCAAGTCCAAGGACGATCTGCAAAAGGTACAGCAGGTGCTCAAAGGGCTCGACTTCGAGCTGCCGCTGCAGTTCACGAACTACCGCTAA
- the rimO gene encoding 30S ribosomal protein S12 methylthiotransferase RimO gives MSALATRPHTVSFVSLGCAKNLVDSEVMIAKLGAAGWALVPEADGADAVVINTCAFIDPAKAESTETILEHAERKREGQQLIVAGCLSQRFGDELQALIPEIDGVIGTGAYASIAELLDDARAGKKPVRLGFEAEPEHDFLPRLITTPRATAYLKIAEGCDHPCTFCIIPQLRGTFRSRSAESILAEARALAAGGTKELILVAQDTSMWGRDRGLRRGGLAQLLAQLNEVAGIEWIRLLYLYPATVDSELIEAIATLPKVCAYMDMPLQHVSAPVLRRMLRPANGERYLEIVEAFRRRVPGITLRSTFIVGFPGETEDDVAELERWIERAELDRVGFFTYSREEGTPAAELPHQISAREKRRRLLRLREAQRRASEGARAQRVGETVRVLVEERRALRKTDPLALALRTTDVLAGRSPGEAPGVDGAIVFPGEAEPGTFVGVRLHGHTAFDFYGTLERTEVSA, from the coding sequence ATGTCAGCACTCGCCACCCGGCCCCACACCGTCTCGTTCGTCTCCCTCGGATGCGCCAAGAACCTCGTCGACAGCGAGGTCATGATCGCGAAGCTGGGGGCGGCCGGGTGGGCGCTCGTCCCGGAGGCGGACGGCGCGGACGCGGTGGTGATCAACACCTGCGCGTTCATCGATCCGGCGAAGGCGGAGTCGACCGAGACGATCTTGGAGCACGCCGAGCGCAAGCGCGAGGGGCAGCAGCTCATCGTCGCGGGCTGTCTTTCGCAGCGGTTCGGCGACGAGTTGCAGGCGCTGATCCCGGAGATCGACGGCGTGATCGGCACCGGGGCGTACGCCTCGATCGCCGAGCTGCTCGACGACGCGCGGGCCGGGAAGAAACCGGTGCGGCTGGGGTTCGAAGCGGAGCCCGAGCACGACTTTCTGCCGCGGCTGATCACCACGCCGCGCGCGACCGCGTACCTGAAGATCGCCGAAGGGTGCGATCACCCGTGCACGTTCTGCATCATCCCGCAGCTGCGCGGGACGTTTCGCTCGCGGAGCGCGGAGTCGATCCTCGCCGAAGCGCGCGCGCTCGCCGCGGGCGGCACGAAAGAGCTGATCCTGGTCGCGCAGGACACCTCGATGTGGGGCCGCGACCGCGGCTTGAGGCGCGGCGGGCTGGCGCAGCTGCTCGCGCAGTTGAACGAGGTCGCGGGGATCGAGTGGATCCGGCTGCTCTACTTGTATCCGGCGACCGTCGACTCCGAATTGATCGAGGCGATCGCGACGCTGCCGAAGGTCTGCGCGTACATGGACATGCCGCTGCAGCACGTCAGCGCGCCCGTGCTGCGCCGAATGCTGCGGCCCGCGAACGGCGAGCGGTACTTGGAGATCGTCGAAGCGTTCCGCCGCCGCGTCCCGGGGATCACGCTGCGCTCTACGTTCATCGTCGGCTTCCCCGGCGAAACGGAAGACGACGTCGCGGAGCTGGAGCGCTGGATCGAGCGCGCGGAGCTCGACCGCGTCGGTTTCTTCACCTACTCGCGCGAAGAGGGCACGCCGGCCGCGGAGCTGCCGCACCAAATCTCCGCGCGCGAGAAGCGGCGGCGCTTGCTGCGGTTGCGCGAGGCGCAGCGGCGCGCTTCGGAGGGGGCGCGCGCGCAGCGCGTCGGCGAAACGGTGCGCGTGCTGGTCGAGGAGCGGCGCGCGCTGCGCAAGACCGATCCGCTCGCGCTCGCGCTGCGCACCACCGACGTGCTCGCCGGCCGTTCGCCGGGCGAAGCGCCCGGCGTCGACGGCGCGATCGTCTTCCCCGGTGAGGCCGAGCCGGGAACGTTCGTAGGCGTGCGGCTCCACGGCCACACCGCGTTCGATTTCTACGGCACGCTCGAGCGCACGGAGGTTTCGGCGTGA
- a CDS encoding LCP family protein, which yields MSKSMVTDPPPPMPPNGEPPRRRRSEPPQPGGGRSSRWRAILSYTGGIILILVGVVFGLIAYRMITTGDSFAKSASHYVPVYVPPPATVFGKDRIYIVLLGIDFNYDDKGMPYSKGARSDTIMVAGLDFPTRSLKLISVLRDSEAIVNGHDTKINEAYSDGGVKLADSVIGEFLGMPKNPAGGPYFDRYVVVNSNGLKDFVNAIGGIDVPVAQQMDYDDNWGNLHIHFKPGMHHMNGYDAMAYTRFRHDACSDPCRTKRQQQVIHITMAKLKANKFNDLLHIGQLIGALNKNVMTNLTFDEEKSLAWAFKDANTADLSKAETIGYVDTKDTRYGGEVLIPDEAQKAKLVADLLGPYGNVTPPPQTALQSVRPSAVHVIVQNGSGISGLAGTVSAKLEKLGYVVDSVGNADTFGYDTTQIRPASKVPYVGERVRADLGVPTAAVAPATDATPGPRTLVTVIVGRDYATAAGSALPTASAAPLR from the coding sequence GTGAGCAAGTCGATGGTCACCGATCCGCCCCCGCCGATGCCGCCGAACGGCGAGCCGCCGCGCCGGCGCCGCTCGGAACCGCCCCAGCCGGGCGGCGGGCGCTCCTCGCGCTGGCGCGCGATCCTTTCGTACACGGGCGGGATCATTCTCATTCTGGTCGGGGTGGTCTTCGGGCTGATCGCCTACCGCATGATCACCACGGGTGACAGCTTCGCCAAGAGCGCGAGCCACTACGTCCCGGTGTACGTGCCGCCGCCGGCGACGGTGTTCGGGAAAGACCGCATCTACATCGTCTTGCTCGGGATCGACTTCAACTACGACGACAAGGGGATGCCGTACTCGAAGGGCGCGCGCAGCGACACGATCATGGTCGCCGGGCTCGACTTCCCGACCCGCTCCTTGAAGCTGATCTCCGTCCTGCGCGACAGCGAGGCGATCGTCAACGGCCACGACACGAAGATCAACGAAGCGTACTCCGACGGCGGGGTCAAGCTCGCCGACTCGGTGATCGGCGAGTTTCTGGGCATGCCGAAGAACCCGGCCGGCGGCCCGTACTTCGACCGCTACGTCGTCGTGAACTCCAACGGTTTGAAAGACTTCGTCAACGCGATCGGCGGGATCGACGTCCCCGTCGCGCAGCAGATGGACTACGACGACAACTGGGGCAACCTGCACATCCACTTCAAGCCGGGGATGCACCACATGAACGGGTACGACGCGATGGCGTACACGCGCTTCCGCCACGACGCGTGCAGCGATCCCTGCCGCACCAAGCGCCAGCAGCAAGTCATCCACATCACGATGGCCAAGCTGAAGGCGAACAAGTTCAACGACCTGCTGCACATCGGGCAGCTCATCGGCGCGCTCAACAAGAACGTGATGACGAACCTGACCTTCGACGAAGAGAAGTCGCTGGCGTGGGCGTTCAAGGACGCGAACACCGCCGACCTGAGCAAAGCCGAGACGATCGGCTACGTCGACACCAAGGACACGCGGTACGGCGGCGAGGTGCTGATCCCGGACGAAGCGCAGAAGGCGAAGCTCGTCGCCGACCTGCTCGGCCCGTACGGCAACGTCACGCCGCCGCCGCAGACCGCGCTGCAGTCCGTGCGGCCGTCGGCGGTGCACGTGATCGTGCAGAACGGAAGCGGCATCTCCGGCCTTGCCGGGACGGTCTCGGCGAAGCTGGAGAAGCTCGGCTACGTCGTCGACTCGGTCGGGAACGCCGACACGTTCGGCTACGACACCACGCAGATCCGGCCGGCTTCGAAGGTGCCGTACGTGGGCGAGCGGGTGCGCGCCGACCTGGGCGTCCCGACCGCCGCGGTCGCGCCGGCGACCGACGCCACGCCGGGGCCGCGCACCCTCGTCACCGTCATCGTCGGCCGTGACTACGCGACCGCCGCGGGGTCGGCGCTCCCGACCGCCTCCGCCGCGCCGCTTCGCTGA
- a CDS encoding polysaccharide deacetylase family protein codes for MSKGALIGAAVALVVLAGLGYGARRLWLKSDDLLRPVVVLRGADAAALAQPSLGARVGALFGKARAPAAERPRLIALTFDDGPYPVTTPLLLQTLRDLHVPATFFLIGRDAEQFPDLARAIRAGGHEIADHTLTHPDLDRLSNTAVADELREGAAALGRIAPDPAERRLFRPPHGRYTVATLRTAQAQGYDTILWSDDPGDWRSVGADALRAHVLQKATAPEIVLLHSGRPATVAALPALVAAFRKAGYTFVTVGTLLRETSAEQLNRPAKFPLAG; via the coding sequence TTGTCGAAGGGTGCGCTGATCGGCGCGGCGGTCGCGCTGGTCGTGCTCGCCGGGCTCGGCTACGGCGCGCGGCGGCTGTGGCTCAAGTCCGACGATCTGCTGCGGCCGGTCGTCGTGCTGCGCGGGGCGGACGCGGCGGCGCTGGCGCAGCCCTCGCTCGGCGCACGGGTCGGCGCGCTGTTCGGCAAGGCGCGCGCGCCGGCGGCCGAGCGGCCGCGGCTGATCGCGCTGACCTTCGACGACGGGCCGTACCCGGTGACCACGCCGCTGCTGCTGCAGACGCTGCGCGACCTGCACGTCCCGGCGACGTTCTTCCTGATCGGGCGCGATGCCGAGCAGTTCCCCGACCTGGCGCGGGCGATCCGCGCCGGCGGCCACGAGATCGCCGACCACACCCTGACCCACCCCGACCTCGACCGCCTTTCGAACACCGCGGTCGCCGACGAGCTGCGCGAGGGGGCGGCGGCGCTGGGCCGGATCGCGCCGGACCCGGCCGAGCGGCGGCTCTTCCGGCCGCCGCACGGCCGCTACACCGTCGCGACGTTGCGGACGGCGCAGGCCCAGGGCTACGACACGATCCTGTGGAGCGACGATCCCGGCGACTGGCGCTCGGTCGGCGCCGACGCGCTGCGCGCGCACGTCTTGCAGAAGGCGACCGCGCCGGAGATCGTCCTGCTGCACAGCGGCCGCCCGGCGACGGTCGCCGCCCTCCCCGCGCTGGTGGCGGCGTTCCGCAAGGCGGGCTACACCTTCGTCACCGTGGGGACGCTGCTGCGCGAGACGTCGGCCGAGCAGCTCAACCGGCCGGCGAAGTTTCCGCTGGCGGGGTAA
- the secA gene encoding preprotein translocase subunit SecA, with translation MAFLKTLFDGNERELVKLRRTVDRVNALEPSISALSDEELRAKTDEFKARLQAGLAQDRSEKEMLDALLPEAFAVVRETGKRALGMRHFDVQIMGGQALHEGNVAEMRTGEGKTLVATLPVYLNALTGKGVHVVTVNDYLAKRDAEWMGPIYTALGLTVGVIQHDLDHAARKEAYNSDITYVTNNEVGFDYLRDNMAWALDQMVQRHLNYAIVDEVDSILIDEARTPLIISGQGHDATELYAQFAKIIPRLVKDEDFTVDQKSHAVPITEAGVAKVEKMLGVSNLYDQRNLELTHQLNAALKAWHLFHKDQQYIVKDGEVVIVDEFTGRLMYGRRYSDGIHQAIEAKEGLNVRSEDQTLATITFQNYFRLYDKLAGMTGTAKTEEREFREIYGLAVVVLPTNMPVRRKDMADIVYRSENAKFNAVIDDIIAEHQRGRPVLVGTRSIEKSERLAMMLRRRGIECQVHNAKYHEQEAQIIKDAGIPGTVTIATNMAGRGVDIKLGEGVPQAGGLHIIGTERHESRRIDNQLRGRSGRQGDPGTTRFYIALEDELMRLFGQERLQKMMDFVKFTDETPIEAGILSRSIENAQSKVENHNYEIRKSVLEYDDVMNKQREIIYGERRKVLEGQSLRDFFVETLRRKTSYAVDAGAPEEEPPSEWNLQTILDEVELMFPIKEHVSVADLEKLDRDGMKELLFNHGLAAYEEKEAEVTPEIMRMVESQYIMLPIIDRLWVDHLYIMDALKSGIGLRGYGQKDPRVEYEKEAYEIFEDLKNNIADEAIKAVFTVRVEAAPPEGFGPDGEPLPVAPNGIPGPQFESLPSGALTPQPAEPVASRLDVATAEKLLGPAPKYEPTQLHTNRGDGEPAKPKQAASDKVGRNELCPCGSGKKYKKCHGAAA, from the coding sequence ATGGCCTTTCTGAAGACCCTGTTCGACGGCAACGAGCGTGAGCTCGTCAAGCTGCGGCGCACCGTCGACCGAGTCAACGCGCTGGAACCTTCGATCTCCGCCCTCTCCGACGAGGAGCTGCGCGCGAAGACCGACGAGTTCAAGGCGCGCCTGCAGGCCGGGCTCGCCCAAGACCGGAGCGAGAAAGAGATGCTCGACGCGCTGCTGCCGGAAGCGTTCGCGGTCGTCCGCGAGACCGGAAAGCGCGCGCTCGGAATGCGCCACTTCGACGTGCAGATCATGGGCGGCCAGGCGCTGCACGAAGGGAACGTCGCCGAGATGCGGACCGGCGAGGGGAAGACGCTCGTCGCGACGCTGCCCGTCTACCTGAACGCGCTGACCGGCAAAGGCGTCCACGTCGTCACCGTCAACGACTACCTCGCCAAGCGCGACGCCGAGTGGATGGGGCCGATCTACACCGCGCTCGGCCTGACCGTCGGCGTGATCCAGCACGACCTCGACCACGCCGCGCGCAAAGAAGCGTACAACTCGGACATCACGTACGTCACCAACAACGAGGTCGGGTTCGACTACCTGCGCGACAACATGGCCTGGGCGCTCGACCAGATGGTGCAGCGCCACCTCAACTACGCGATCGTCGACGAGGTCGACTCGATCCTGATCGACGAGGCGCGCACCCCGCTCATCATCAGCGGCCAGGGCCACGACGCGACCGAGCTGTACGCGCAGTTCGCGAAGATCATCCCGCGCCTGGTGAAGGACGAAGACTTCACCGTCGACCAGAAATCGCACGCGGTTCCGATCACCGAAGCCGGCGTCGCGAAGGTTGAGAAGATGCTGGGCGTCAGCAACCTGTACGATCAGCGCAACCTCGAGCTGACGCACCAGCTCAACGCGGCGCTCAAGGCCTGGCACCTGTTCCACAAGGACCAGCAGTACATCGTCAAGGACGGCGAGGTGGTCATCGTCGACGAGTTCACCGGCCGCCTCATGTACGGCCGGCGCTACTCCGACGGCATCCACCAGGCGATCGAGGCGAAGGAAGGCCTGAACGTCCGCAGCGAGGACCAGACGCTCGCGACGATCACCTTCCAGAACTACTTCCGCCTCTACGACAAGCTTGCCGGGATGACGGGCACCGCGAAGACCGAAGAGCGCGAGTTCCGCGAGATCTACGGGCTCGCCGTGGTGGTGCTGCCGACGAACATGCCGGTCCGCCGTAAGGACATGGCCGACATCGTCTACCGCAGCGAGAACGCGAAGTTCAACGCGGTGATCGACGACATCATCGCCGAGCACCAAAGGGGCCGGCCGGTGCTGGTCGGGACGCGCTCGATCGAGAAGTCCGAGCGGCTCGCGATGATGCTGCGCCGGCGCGGGATCGAATGCCAAGTGCACAACGCGAAATACCACGAGCAGGAAGCGCAGATCATCAAGGACGCCGGCATCCCCGGCACGGTGACAATTGCGACGAACATGGCCGGCCGCGGTGTCGACATCAAGCTCGGCGAGGGCGTCCCGCAAGCCGGCGGCTTGCACATCATCGGCACCGAGCGGCACGAGTCGCGCCGGATCGACAACCAGCTGCGCGGCCGTTCCGGCCGCCAGGGCGATCCGGGGACGACGCGGTTCTACATCGCGCTCGAGGACGAGCTGATGCGGCTGTTCGGCCAAGAACGGCTGCAGAAGATGATGGACTTCGTCAAGTTCACCGACGAGACGCCGATCGAGGCCGGGATCCTCTCGCGCTCGATCGAGAACGCGCAGTCCAAGGTCGAGAACCACAACTACGAGATCCGCAAGTCGGTTCTCGAGTACGACGACGTCATGAACAAGCAGCGTGAGATCATCTACGGCGAACGCCGGAAGGTGCTCGAAGGCCAGTCGCTGCGCGACTTCTTCGTCGAGACGCTGCGCCGCAAGACGAGCTACGCCGTCGACGCCGGCGCGCCGGAAGAAGAGCCGCCCTCGGAGTGGAATCTGCAGACGATCCTCGACGAGGTCGAGCTGATGTTCCCGATCAAGGAGCACGTCAGCGTCGCGGATCTCGAGAAGCTCGACCGCGACGGGATGAAGGAGCTGCTCTTCAACCACGGGCTCGCGGCCTACGAGGAGAAAGAGGCCGAGGTCACCCCGGAGATCATGCGCATGGTCGAGTCGCAGTACATCATGCTGCCGATCATCGACCGGCTCTGGGTGGATCACTTGTATATTATGGATGCGCTGAAGAGCGGGATCGGGTTGCGCGGGTACGGGCAGAAAGACCCGCGCGTCGAGTACGAAAAAGAAGCGTACGAGATATTCGAGGACCTCAAGAACAACATCGCCGACGAAGCGATCAAAGCGGTCTTCACCGTGCGCGTCGAGGCCGCACCGCCGGAAGGCTTCGGCCCCGACGGCGAGCCGCTTCCCGTGGCGCCGAACGGCATCCCCGGCCCGCAGTTCGAGTCGCTTCCGAGCGGTGCGCTCACGCCGCAGCCCGCCGAGCCGGTCGCCTCACGGCTCGACGTCGCGACGGCGGAGAAGCTGCTCGGTCCCGCGCCGAAGTACGAGCCGACGCAGCTGCACACTAACCGCGGCGACGGCGAGCCGGCGAAGCCGAAACAGGCCGCGAGCGACAAGGTCGGCCGCAACGAGCTGTGCCCGTGCGGCAGCGGCAAGAAATACAAGAAGTGTCACGGCGCCGCCGCGTAG